One part of the Nitrosophilus kaiyonis genome encodes these proteins:
- a CDS encoding DUF6858 family protein produces the protein MKQIQLMEKYPVFVLEVMKDETTFKNADEIIHYLKERVYEHKIAEFIGVFEHYMHTKNLEEGSIAEDIIDAKNIIFCFGKQLPKCEVLAVRPRSIGVCEKEDKFIISFMEAPNAEGNAAMEEWVKNIKNR, from the coding sequence ATGAAACAGATTCAACTTATGGAAAAATATCCAGTTTTTGTTTTAGAAGTAATGAAAGATGAAACTACATTTAAAAATGCTGATGAAATAATTCACTATTTAAAAGAGCGAGTTTATGAACATAAAATTGCAGAGTTTATAGGAGTTTTTGAGCATTATATGCATACGAAAAATTTAGAAGAGGGAAGTATTGCTGAAGATATAATTGATGCTAAAAATATAATATTTTGTTTTGGAAAACAGCTTCCTAAATGTGAAGTTTTGGCAGTTAGGCCAAGAAGTATAGGTGTTTGTGAAAAGGAAGATAAATTTATAATATCTTTTATGGAAGCCCCAAATGCTGAAGGAAATGCTGCAATGGAAGAGTGGGTTAAAAATATAAAAAATAGATAA